From the genome of Nicotiana sylvestris chromosome 2, ASM39365v2, whole genome shotgun sequence, one region includes:
- the LOC104240085 gene encoding uncharacterized protein — MDAFDFGSEKMENRVILIFHSFKSVAKLFRIVEFCVGVFVLLWSSTRLPFAVKISGEYFRQLISIILSPLFIFLICNVIVLTLLFKSGRLFGDSSSTLCASAEAELYDSFVEKEECSGNFTSSNLSSPPEPEEIIYQDKQTVLEVNTRTIFEPEETKRVTEKAFYSQVPRRTKSEKFERGSYDKEISGNKLRRSETERCRKIDNSGDPSETVYPVDELSNEEFQKAIEDFIAKQIKFHQEEKLAIVLHSQP, encoded by the coding sequence ATGGATGCTTTCGATTTTGGTAGTGAGAAAATGGAAAACAGAGTGATTCTGATATTCCACAGTTTCAAAAGCGTTGCGAAGCTTTTTCGCATCGTTGAATTCTGTGTTGGAGTTTTTGTGCTCTTATGGAGTTCTACTCGGTTGCCTTTTGCTGTCAAAATCTCCGGCGAGTATTTCCGGCAACTAATCTCCATAATACTTAGCCCTCTCTTCATTTTCCTTATTTGCAACGTCATCGTCCTCACTCTCCTTTTCAAGTCCGGCCGACTCTTCGGAGATTCCTCCTCAACTCTCTGTGCTAGCGCCGAAGCTGAACTCTACGACTCATTCGTCGAAAAGGAAGAGTGCTCCGGCAATTTCACCTCCAGTAACTTGTCTTCGCCGCCGGAACCGGAAGAGATTATCTACCAAGACAAACAGACTGTATTGGAAGTGAATACTCGGACGATTTTTGAACCCGAAGAAACAAAAAGGGTCACGGAGAAGGCATTTTATTCACAAGTTCCACGGAGAACTAAATCGGAGAAGTTTGAAAGAGGAAGTTATGATAAGGAAATAAGCGGAAATAAGCTTCGTAGATCGGAGACGGAGAGGTGCCGGAAAATCGATAATTCCGGTGATCCGTCGGAAACGGTGTATCCAGTGGATGAATTAAGCAATGAGGAGTTTCAGAAAGCCATTGAGGATTTCATTGCTAAGCAAATCAAATTTCATCAGGAAGAGAAGTTGGCTATTGTTCTTCATAGCCAACCATAA
- the LOC138885175 gene encoding uncharacterized protein, whose amino-acid sequence MAIDQNVEELLIMGDSDLIIQQAQEEWETRDVKLIPYKKHVEDLSKRFKLIEFRYIPRCHNELADTLATLASMLPYPGNAHIDPLEIQIGERHGYCNTIEASPNTQPWYHDIKKFLKTQEYPDQASGDQKRTVRRHASGFFLSGDVLYKRTPDLNLLRYVDAEEAGRIMHEEAKGKFAPNWKGPYVIIKILPRGALYLGDIEGNDPEAAVNADAVKRCNQQCKKQV is encoded by the exons atggcaatcgaccaaaaTGTCGAAGAGTTGTTGATCATGGGAGACTCAGATCTGATTATCCAGCAAGCCCAagaagaatgggaaacccgagatgttAAGCTTATCCCTTACAAGAAGCATGTGGAAGATCTCAGCAAGCGATTCAAGttaatagagttcaggtatattcctcGTTGTCACAACGAATTAGCCGacacacttgctactttggcctcaatGCTGCCCTATCCAGGCAATGCTCACATAGATCCCTTGGAAATTCAAATCggggaaaggcatggttattgtaatACAATTGAAGCATCACCAAATACCCAAccatggtaccatgacatcaaaaaGTTTCTGAAAACTCAAGAATACCCCGaccaagccagtggagaccaaaagagaaccgtTAGACGGCACgcgagtggtttctttttgagtggggatgtcttgtacaagagaactccggacctcaatttgttaagatATGTTGACGCagaagaggctggaagaatcatgcatgag gaagcaaaaggaaaattcgctcctaattggaaaggcccatacgtCATCAtaaagatattgccgagaggagcattgtatctgggcgatatcgaaggaaatgatcctgaagcagctgtaaatgcggatgcagtcaaaag